One window from the genome of Enterobacteriaceae bacterium Kacie_13 encodes:
- the rcsD gene encoding phosphotransferase RcsD, with protein sequence MSGKYLSLTSTNITRFFWLFILLLALGLGLYGYNYTNAYLNDKLRTVQTTADQLQKRIDKYRYMTYQIYDNFTGQPLPPDVVSAQEIRLRQDMFYVSKPHKKTDALIFGTHDSSTLDLTLKISAFLDEQWGAKTLPYSLYYLNGQDNSMVLVTTVPLEEQDSRLKENYFTSTLQSRRAEMLQQANTLDERESYSALRKSRQNSDYNFTLRTTFNNPGHLATVIAFDLPMSDLIPLNMARDNFQLNGSTAAVNEGDPTDDNATSSIAVQGWSLVFSVPLSNSPLSLTYHVPLFSLVVDLSRNNFWLILINLFLIGLAMTSIYFIRHQYIRPSENMAAQLHMQQALNQEIISGLPLGLLVYNFSNHSVILSNKIADQLLPHLSLNKIANMAEQHNGAIQATVNNEVYEIRMIRSQISPETYLFLLHDQDKEVMVNRTLQQAKREFEKNLQARKLMLHNLGIELNQPLHELSRLVESLVAEEEPRGRQTLQGKLQVESRNALTLVDNITLLTRLETQDWQPASQSYVLSAMVDELLLEALPRLSQKGLGLLNHFNIAPEAMFVGDMQAVKKILSLLLDYAIVSTSLGKVTLTSEQDEDRPDQLVFHITDTGSGISKEELSNLNYPFLSQTLVDRFNHGSGLTFFLCNQLCKKLGGQLEIRSKLNIGTRYTVRVKQRPQTQEVEDEHEKLLTDVTALLDITSDEVRGIVTRTMNAYGAVCIVADERQLTREYDVLLTDNPQNSDKFTLLLTDDESGFQSLEKHYIRVNYNISSALIDATLLLIEQQFAVPDDSVSSEEPGEDSLDHYEKQLKSSDYYQLFVETVPEDLEKLYNENQRRDFTSLSQTAHRLKGVFAMLNLTPGKQMCEELEQYIADGDALQITETINLIDSFVSRLLQQGS encoded by the coding sequence ATGTCAGGTAAATATTTATCGCTGACCTCAACCAACATCACGCGTTTCTTTTGGTTGTTCATTTTGCTGCTGGCACTGGGGCTGGGCCTTTATGGGTATAACTACACCAATGCTTATCTGAACGATAAACTGCGTACGGTGCAAACCACCGCCGATCAGTTGCAAAAACGTATTGATAAGTATCGCTACATGACATATCAGATTTACGATAACTTCACCGGTCAGCCGCTGCCGCCGGATGTGGTCTCTGCGCAGGAAATTCGTCTGCGTCAGGACATGTTCTATGTCTCCAAGCCGCATAAGAAAACCGATGCACTGATTTTTGGTACGCATGACAGCTCCACGCTGGATCTGACGCTGAAAATCTCGGCCTTCCTCGATGAACAATGGGGTGCCAAAACGCTGCCCTATTCGCTCTATTATCTGAACGGCCAGGATAATAGCATGGTGCTGGTGACCACGGTGCCGCTCGAGGAACAGGATTCCCGTCTTAAAGAAAACTATTTCACCAGTACGCTGCAATCGCGCCGTGCTGAAATGTTGCAACAGGCTAATACGCTGGATGAACGCGAAAGCTACTCCGCCCTGCGTAAATCACGCCAGAACAGCGATTACAACTTTACGCTGCGCACCACGTTCAATAATCCCGGTCACCTGGCGACGGTAATCGCCTTTGATTTGCCGATGAGTGATCTTATCCCGCTGAATATGGCGCGGGACAATTTCCAGCTCAACGGCAGCACGGCGGCAGTAAATGAGGGCGATCCGACCGACGATAACGCCACCAGCAGCATTGCTGTGCAGGGCTGGTCGCTGGTGTTCAGCGTACCGCTCAGCAACTCTCCGCTGTCGCTGACTTATCACGTGCCGCTGTTCAGTCTGGTGGTGGATCTGTCGCGCAATAACTTCTGGCTGATCCTCATCAATCTGTTCCTGATCGGACTGGCGATGACCAGCATTTACTTCATCCGTCATCAGTACATCCGCCCGAGCGAAAATATGGCGGCACAGCTGCATATGCAGCAGGCGCTGAATCAGGAAATCATCTCCGGGCTGCCCCTCGGTCTGCTGGTCTATAACTTCAGCAACCACAGCGTGATCCTCAGTAATAAAATTGCCGACCAGCTGTTGCCGCACCTGAGCCTGAATAAAATCGCCAATATGGCCGAGCAGCACAATGGCGCAATTCAGGCCACGGTGAACAACGAAGTGTATGAAATCCGCATGATCCGCAGCCAGATTTCCCCGGAGACCTATCTGTTCCTGCTGCACGATCAGGACAAAGAAGTGATGGTGAACCGCACACTACAACAGGCCAAACGTGAGTTCGAGAAGAACCTGCAGGCGCGCAAACTGATGCTGCACAATCTGGGGATCGAGCTGAATCAGCCGTTGCACGAGCTGAGCAGGTTGGTGGAATCGCTGGTGGCAGAAGAAGAGCCGCGTGGGCGCCAGACGCTTCAGGGCAAATTGCAGGTCGAATCGCGCAACGCGCTGACGCTGGTGGATAACATTACCCTGCTCACCCGCCTGGAAACGCAGGACTGGCAGCCAGCCAGCCAGTCGTATGTGTTATCCGCCATGGTGGATGAACTGCTGCTTGAGGCCCTGCCCCGCCTCAGCCAGAAAGGCCTCGGTTTGCTGAATCATTTCAATATCGCGCCGGAAGCCATGTTCGTGGGCGATATGCAGGCTGTGAAGAAAATTCTCTCGTTGCTGCTTGATTACGCCATCGTCTCCACGTCGCTCGGCAAGGTCACACTGACCAGCGAACAGGACGAAGATCGTCCGGATCAGCTGGTATTCCACATAACTGACACCGGCAGCGGAATTTCGAAGGAAGAATTGAGTAATCTGAATTATCCTTTCCTGAGTCAGACGTTAGTTGATCGCTTTAATCACGGCTCCGGCCTGACGTTTTTCCTGTGCAACCAGCTGTGTAAAAAGCTCGGCGGCCAGCTGGAGATCCGCAGCAAACTCAACATCGGCACACGTTATACCGTCCGGGTGAAACAACGGCCGCAAACGCAGGAAGTGGAAGACGAGCATGAGAAGCTGCTGACGGATGTCACCGCGTTACTCGACATCACCTCTGACGAAGTGCGCGGCATTGTGACCCGTACAATGAATGCGTACGGCGCGGTGTGTATCGTGGCTGATGAGCGACAACTGACGCGAGAATACGACGTCCTGCTGACGGATAATCCGCAGAATAGTGACAAATTTACGCTGCTGCTGACCGACGATGAGTCCGGTTTCCAGTCGCTGGAAAAGCATTATATTCGCGTCAATTACAACATCAGCAGCGCGCTGATCGACGCAACCCTACTGTTAATTGAACAGCAATTTGCTGTTCCTGATGACAGTGTTTCATCCGAAGAACCCGGCGAAGACTCTCTCGACCATTACGAAAAGCAGTTAAAATCAAGCGATTACTATCAGCTTTTTGTCGAGACAGTACCGGAAGATCTTGAGAAACTGTATAATGAAAACCAACGTCGTGATTTCACATCACTTTCCCAAACTGCACACCGCCTTAAGGGAGTGTTCGCCATGCTGAACCTGACCCCGGGCAAGCAAATGTGTGAAGAGTTAGAACAGTACATCGCAGATGGCGATGCATTACAGATTACTGAAACCATCAATCTTATTGATTCTTTTGTTTCCAGACTGCTCCAGCAAGGTAGCTAA
- the rcsB gene encoding transcriptional regulator RcsB yields MNTMNVIIADDHPIVLFGIRKSLEQIEWVNVVGEFEDSTALVNSLSKLDAHVLITDLSMPGDKFGDGITLIKYIKRHYPQLSIIVLTMNNNPAILSSVLDLDIEGIVLKQGAPTDLPKALAALQKGKKFTPDSVAKLLEKISANGYGDKRLSPKESEVLRLFAEGFLVTEIAKKLNRSIKTISSQKKSAMMKLGVENDIALLNYLSSISSMPVDKD; encoded by the coding sequence ATGAATACTATGAACGTAATTATTGCTGATGATCATCCTATCGTCCTTTTTGGCATTCGTAAGTCACTTGAACAAATCGAATGGGTGAATGTTGTCGGTGAGTTTGAAGACTCGACGGCCCTGGTCAACAGCTTAAGTAAACTCGACGCCCATGTATTGATTACTGACCTGTCTATGCCGGGCGATAAATTCGGCGACGGGATTACGCTTATCAAATACATCAAGCGCCACTATCCTCAGTTGTCGATCATTGTTCTGACCATGAACAATAATCCGGCGATCCTGAGCTCGGTGCTGGATTTGGACATCGAAGGCATTGTCCTCAAACAGGGCGCGCCAACGGATCTGCCAAAAGCCCTGGCCGCTTTGCAAAAAGGCAAGAAGTTCACGCCGGACAGCGTGGCTAAGCTGTTGGAAAAAATCAGCGCCAACGGTTACGGCGACAAACGCCTGTCACCAAAAGAAAGCGAAGTTCTGCGTCTGTTTGCAGAAGGCTTCCTGGTGACTGAGATTGCTAAAAAACTCAACCGCAGTATCAAAACTATCAGCAGCCAGAAGAAATCAGCGATGATGAAACTGGGTGTGGAAAACGATATTGCACTGCTGAACTACCTGTCTTCCATCAGCTCCATGCCGGTCGACAAAGACTAA
- the rcsC gene encoding two-component system sensor histidine kinase RcsC, giving the protein MKYLASFRTTLRISRYLFRVLALMLWTLGVLLTTFYVLNIFHNKESEIRDEDNLNYDLAQSYVKNSNDVMRSIKFMAEKRLSDSMNGLDIINGMISSKNTPPSYLSLFPESDCSQLSDSYRNSLTSLGNMIHYWKDNFSDAYDLNRVFFISGENLCLVDFGISSEPFERESQDQLKSLHEKILQYRNGKNQDKENSLYWVSQSNNRESGYLYVLTPIYIGNKLEALMGIQQNLRLEDLVTPSAQHTSVTLLDEDDQPLLSLSEGERYTAALGNYPQESSYFGYMNGYKDLIYKKPLSPSSLSVVYSMPFNIVIERFKIMIFNAVLLNIFSGLLLFILAWVFERKMFLPAEQNAFRLEEHEQFNHKIVASAPVGISILRISDGVNILSNELAHNYISMLTQEDRQRITRIICDQQVNFVDVITKNNNNIQLSFVHSRYRNEDVAICVLIDVSARVRMEESLQEMANAAEQASQSKSMFLATVSHELRTPLYGIIGNLDLLQTQELPQGVDRLVTAMNNSSALLLKIISDILDFSKIESEQLKIEPQEFSCREVITHIAGNYLPLVVKKRLGLYCFIEHNVPLSFNGDPVRLQQVISNILNNAIKFTDTGCIVLNVRTCGNYLEFQVRDTGVGIPEREITRLFDPFFQVGTGVQRHFQGTGLGLAICEKLINLMDGDIDVESEPGLGSSFTVRIPLYSAVFPSDEPLDHWQDKIVWLDVRNAYLESYLMQLLCHHGANIQRYEPEQVTAAEDVLITDTPFIHMGTLRAQIEFSIDHIGPPVETRPGYWVHGTSTPLEITALLNRIYQIETAGDEGGLNTPAAEIAIAQDYSDITLLVVDDHPINRRLLADQLGTMGYIVVTANDGVDALDAMRAHEIDIVLSDVNMPRLDGYGLTQKLRELGHILPVIGVTANALAEQRQRCLEAGMDNCLSKPVTLETLRDTLSYYSERVRKGIYKRED; this is encoded by the coding sequence TTGAAATATCTTGCTTCGTTTCGAACAACGCTGAGAATCTCCCGCTACCTGTTCCGGGTGCTGGCGCTGATGCTGTGGACGTTAGGGGTGCTTCTGACCACCTTTTATGTGCTGAATATCTTCCACAATAAAGAGTCAGAGATCCGCGATGAGGACAACCTCAACTATGATCTGGCACAGAGCTACGTCAAAAATTCCAATGATGTGATGCGCAGTATTAAGTTCATGGCGGAAAAGCGTTTGAGCGATTCCATGAACGGGCTGGATATCATCAATGGGATGATCAGCAGCAAGAACACGCCGCCGTCCTACCTTTCCCTTTTCCCGGAGTCGGATTGCTCCCAGCTCAGCGACAGTTACCGTAACTCGCTGACGTCCCTGGGCAATATGATCCATTACTGGAAAGACAATTTTTCTGATGCCTATGACCTTAACCGCGTGTTCTTTATCAGCGGCGAAAACCTGTGTCTGGTGGATTTCGGCATCAGCAGCGAACCGTTTGAACGTGAAAGTCAGGATCAGCTGAAATCGCTGCATGAAAAAATTCTGCAATACCGTAACGGTAAAAATCAGGACAAAGAGAATAGCCTGTACTGGGTTTCGCAGTCCAATAACCGGGAGTCCGGTTATCTGTATGTGCTGACGCCGATTTATATCGGCAACAAACTGGAAGCGTTGATGGGCATCCAGCAGAATCTGCGTCTGGAAGACCTGGTCACGCCGAGCGCGCAACACACCAGCGTTACGCTGCTCGATGAGGACGATCAGCCGCTGCTGAGTCTTTCAGAAGGCGAGCGTTACACCGCTGCGCTGGGGAATTATCCGCAGGAAAGCTCGTACTTCGGCTACATGAATGGCTACAAAGACTTGATCTACAAAAAGCCGCTGTCGCCGTCTTCGCTGAGTGTGGTGTATTCCATGCCGTTCAATATTGTCATTGAACGGTTCAAGATCATGATATTCAACGCGGTGCTGCTCAATATCTTTTCCGGCCTGCTGCTGTTTATTCTGGCGTGGGTGTTTGAACGCAAGATGTTTTTGCCGGCCGAGCAGAACGCCTTCCGGCTGGAAGAGCACGAGCAGTTTAACCACAAAATTGTCGCGTCGGCGCCGGTGGGGATCTCGATTCTGCGTATCAGCGATGGCGTGAATATCCTGAGTAACGAGCTGGCGCATAACTACATCAGCATGCTGACGCAGGAAGACCGGCAGCGTATTACGCGCATCATCTGCGATCAGCAGGTGAATTTTGTCGACGTCATCACCAAGAATAACAACAACATCCAGCTGAGCTTCGTGCATTCCCGTTACCGCAACGAAGATGTGGCGATTTGTGTGTTGATCGACGTCAGTGCGCGCGTGCGGATGGAAGAGTCGTTGCAGGAGATGGCGAACGCCGCCGAGCAGGCCAGCCAGTCGAAATCGATGTTTCTGGCAACCGTCAGCCACGAATTACGCACGCCGCTGTATGGCATTATCGGTAATCTGGACTTACTGCAAACGCAGGAGCTGCCGCAGGGCGTGGATCGCCTGGTGACGGCGATGAATAACTCCTCGGCGTTGCTGCTTAAAATCATCAGTGACATTCTCGACTTCTCGAAAATCGAATCTGAACAACTGAAAATCGAGCCGCAGGAATTCTCCTGCCGGGAAGTGATCACCCACATTGCCGGTAACTATCTGCCGCTGGTGGTGAAAAAACGCCTCGGGCTGTACTGCTTTATCGAACATAATGTGCCGCTATCGTTCAATGGCGATCCGGTGCGCCTGCAACAGGTCATCTCGAATATTCTCAATAATGCGATTAAATTCACCGATACCGGTTGTATCGTGCTGAATGTCCGAACCTGCGGGAATTATCTGGAGTTCCAGGTACGCGATACCGGCGTCGGTATTCCGGAGCGCGAAATCACCCGTCTGTTCGATCCGTTCTTCCAGGTCGGTACCGGCGTGCAACGTCATTTCCAGGGCACCGGACTTGGGCTGGCGATCTGCGAAAAGCTGATCAACCTGATGGATGGTGATATTGACGTTGAATCCGAGCCGGGTCTTGGTAGCTCTTTCACCGTGCGTATTCCGCTTTACAGCGCGGTGTTCCCGTCTGACGAACCGCTGGATCACTGGCAGGATAAAATCGTCTGGCTGGACGTGCGCAATGCCTATCTCGAAAGCTACCTGATGCAGCTGCTGTGCCATCACGGTGCGAATATCCAGCGCTATGAACCTGAGCAGGTGACCGCCGCCGAAGACGTGCTGATCACCGATACACCGTTTATTCATATGGGTACGCTGCGCGCGCAGATTGAATTCTCGATAGACCATATCGGCCCGCCGGTGGAAACCCGTCCGGGATATTGGGTGCATGGCACCTCGACGCCGCTGGAAATCACCGCGCTGCTCAACCGGATTTATCAGATTGAGACGGCAGGGGATGAGGGCGGCCTGAACACCCCGGCGGCTGAAATTGCTATCGCGCAGGACTACAGCGATATCACCCTGCTGGTGGTCGATGACCATCCAATCAACCGCCGTCTGCTCGCCGATCAGCTGGGGACCATGGGTTACATCGTGGTGACCGCCAACGACGGGGTCGATGCGCTGGACGCCATGCGCGCCCACGAGATTGATATCGTGCTCAGCGATGTCAACATGCCGCGTCTTGACGGCTACGGCCTGACGCAAAAACTGCGCGAGCTGGGCCATATCCTGCCGGTGATCGGCGTGACCGCCAACGCATTGGCCGAGCAGCGTCAGCGCTGTCTGGAAGCGGGGATGGATAACTGTCTGTCGAAGCCGGTGACGCTGGAAACGCTGCGCGATACACTGAGCTATTACAGTGAGCGCGTGCGTAAAGGGATTTACAAGCGGGAAGACTAA
- a CDS encoding type IV secretion protein Rhs, whose amino-acid sequence MNLDDEIKLLIADLSNPPEIIDEWEPIADFLSDTFEWAGSKIDWGKTINHSYHKLTSNKGVWPALVIAFINKHDLVCNSKEIFYINDSSLDFALRISAEQFNSTLILLINNVPQHQYFFDTEAKWCLSITSEGYVDFGFSNMTK is encoded by the coding sequence ATGAATCTTGATGATGAAATTAAATTACTGATTGCAGACCTTTCTAATCCCCCTGAGATCATTGATGAATGGGAGCCAATTGCCGATTTTTTATCGGATACGTTTGAATGGGCGGGTTCAAAGATTGATTGGGGTAAAACGATTAATCATTCATATCATAAACTTACAAGTAATAAAGGTGTTTGGCCTGCTTTAGTGATCGCATTTATCAATAAGCATGATTTAGTCTGCAACTCAAAAGAAATATTTTACATAAATGACTCATCGTTAGATTTTGCTTTGAGAATTTCAGCGGAGCAGTTTAATAGTACATTAATTTTATTAATAAATAATGTCCCTCAACATCAATATTTTTTTGATACTGAAGCCAAGTGGTGTCTTTCTATTACTTCTGAAGGTTATGTGGATTTTGGTTTTTCTAATATGACTAAGTAG
- a CDS encoding DUF4150 domain-containing protein, producing MAENYMARKDSQWSVVCLSPDVCFTPVGPITLPVPYQVTASLGDAVQEVKHVKANGCPVVVLNQSFIPSTQGDESGVAKGVQSGTVGAKCEPMEHSKTVRVGGKPILRHGDKFWMNDKNTLGVIVGQPPSANLTVEEIIPAAKAQTPEEEGSADKNDGKLPDSAWFGAYLAAGAIRNGSPESYEATAQSAGADTLKGFQKAMENQHLYLAAAIVIGGAFSGKKGGKRASVIPKRNDVSPANAYPPRPAPAGDGGKVKLKTDGNGKATTSKHGEPTVSDKKEGDFGSTCGLAGEPVDVATGDFLQNLQVIDLPGTLPLTLSRVYRSRARARGIFGNKWADNWSQFLRLDDKEIHFTTEEGSVLSYFSSAEKDKVEGINLHQAHLRLHGTRSGTLFVFNALTQQTLCFAPQPGAHRRLSSLCDRAGNRIDFIYHHDRLSALTHSDGYRLELEWREEQLVSITRSDTQARHWLVRCAYSDGGLLADCETFQFTHLFHEYDANGFMIRWRDTDKTNVSYQYDVKGRVTATRAEGGYYQDRFVYDDVNRVTTYLDGEGGRTLYAYNVFGQVTRTTDPLGRVTQTRWDRGNKIAETDPLGRETRYRHNPSGLITQVQHAGGDVTHYHYDRHGQVIRLIQPDGGEWLFSRSEQGNILSQTDPQGHVQRFEYNTRGQPTADIRPDGATQRYIWNAYHQLSQLISPDEATTHLSHDSFGRLLCVTDALGQTTRFTLSTEHAGLQGSATAVHLPDGVVQRRSYDGEKRQATVTDGEGKTTGYAYGAFDLLHTLTRPDGQTLQFGYDSLTRLNQVTNAAGEVWRYERDAAGQVIRETDFGGRVTEYGYDGAGRRVLARHADHRVVCWHWSVRDELLSEDVWQEEETQCARVATTAYAYDALGRMTRAQNSDAVVEFEYDAAGHRVCERINGREVVHGWDEQAQRTLSRCAGGQMLTFDYDISGRLNALQAGEFAPLRMEYDRLGRENQRHSAAGFAQAQGYSPTGMLLEQTAGREGIINRRWAYDGAYNVRRIDDARWGTSHYHYNSNDQIIHAEQTGAQPLLELFSYDANLNIREHQWRGRDYDALTERVSQIRQSGRIIRRGSDEYRYDSAGRLTEKRTEKPGFRPEIWRYRWDAHGQMRSLITPHGERWRYAYDAFGRRISKRREGDTRGKPAGFDFLWSGDQLIEETPVYADGTPAYEESIHWLYEPGALTPVARSEKGRLHYLVSDHMGTPRELLTEQGDVAWSNRLSTWGKSTRYHFAANDDVTCNLRFAGQYADEESGLHYNRHRYYDSDTGQYLSPDPIGLEGGLNPYGYVHNPMGWVDPLGLACCPSINRREALNETKDLAGIPRSQQPDRQWVVGNDPKRRGRTNYKYSEDQGSYGRYYEYTDARGHKRVIAEHTSDPRAPGPHTHAGQPKPGADPRTYDFKEGRYQKIIHPSTNDHHIYYE from the coding sequence ATGGCTGAGAATTATATGGCGCGTAAAGACAGTCAGTGGTCGGTGGTGTGTTTGTCGCCCGACGTGTGTTTTACGCCGGTCGGTCCCATCACCCTCCCGGTGCCTTATCAGGTGACGGCGAGCCTGGGTGACGCCGTGCAGGAAGTCAAACATGTGAAGGCCAACGGCTGTCCGGTGGTTGTGCTTAATCAAAGCTTTATCCCAAGCACGCAGGGCGATGAGTCGGGTGTGGCGAAAGGGGTGCAAAGCGGCACCGTCGGTGCGAAGTGCGAGCCGATGGAGCACAGCAAAACCGTGCGCGTGGGCGGCAAACCCATACTGCGCCACGGCGATAAATTCTGGATGAACGATAAAAACACCCTCGGAGTCATCGTCGGGCAGCCGCCGTCAGCCAACCTTACCGTGGAAGAAATCATTCCGGCGGCGAAGGCGCAAACACCGGAGGAAGAGGGATCGGCTGATAAAAATGACGGGAAGCTGCCTGACAGCGCCTGGTTCGGCGCCTATCTGGCGGCGGGAGCCATTCGCAACGGCAGCCCGGAGTCTTACGAAGCGACAGCGCAATCGGCGGGAGCGGATACCCTGAAGGGGTTTCAAAAAGCCATGGAGAATCAGCATCTCTATCTTGCCGCCGCCATTGTCATCGGTGGCGCTTTCAGTGGGAAAAAAGGCGGCAAACGGGCGTCCGTGATCCCAAAAAGAAATGACGTATCTCCCGCTAACGCCTATCCGCCACGGCCAGCACCGGCCGGCGACGGCGGTAAGGTCAAATTAAAAACCGACGGCAACGGCAAAGCGACGACCAGCAAACACGGCGAGCCCACGGTTTCCGATAAAAAAGAGGGTGATTTTGGCAGTACCTGTGGCCTTGCGGGGGAACCCGTTGACGTCGCTACCGGCGACTTCCTGCAAAATTTGCAGGTCATCGACCTGCCCGGCACGCTTCCGCTGACCCTCAGTCGCGTCTATCGCTCCCGCGCCCGTGCGCGGGGCATCTTCGGCAACAAATGGGCGGATAACTGGTCTCAGTTCCTCCGTCTGGATGATAAAGAAATCCATTTCACCACGGAGGAAGGCTCGGTCCTCAGCTATTTTTCTTCTGCTGAAAAAGACAAGGTGGAAGGGATAAACCTGCATCAGGCGCACCTGCGTCTGCACGGCACCCGCAGCGGCACTCTGTTTGTTTTCAATGCGCTGACTCAGCAGACGCTGTGCTTTGCTCCTCAGCCCGGCGCGCACCGCAGGCTTTCCTCCCTGTGCGATCGCGCGGGGAACCGTATCGACTTCATTTATCATCACGACCGGCTTTCTGCGCTGACGCACAGCGACGGCTACCGCCTTGAACTGGAGTGGCGGGAGGAGCAGCTGGTTTCAATCACACGTTCGGACACGCAGGCGCGTCACTGGCTGGTGAGGTGTGCCTACAGCGACGGCGGCCTGCTTGCCGACTGTGAGACCTTTCAGTTCACGCATCTGTTCCATGAGTACGACGCCAATGGCTTTATGATCCGCTGGCGCGACACCGATAAAACAAACGTCAGCTATCAGTATGATGTTAAAGGCCGCGTCACGGCCACGAGGGCGGAAGGCGGCTACTATCAAGACCGCTTTGTCTACGACGACGTCAACCGCGTCACAACCTATCTCGACGGCGAAGGCGGCAGGACGCTTTACGCCTACAACGTCTTCGGGCAGGTGACGCGCACAACCGACCCGCTTGGCCGCGTGACGCAAACCCGCTGGGACCGGGGGAATAAAATCGCCGAAACCGACCCGCTCGGGCGGGAAACCCGCTATCGCCATAACCCGTCCGGGCTGATAACCCAGGTGCAGCACGCGGGCGGCGACGTCACACACTATCACTACGACAGGCACGGGCAGGTCATCAGGCTTATCCAGCCTGACGGCGGCGAATGGCTGTTCAGCCGCAGCGAGCAGGGGAACATACTCAGCCAGACCGATCCGCAGGGGCACGTTCAGCGTTTTGAATACAATACGCGCGGGCAGCCGACCGCCGATATCCGGCCCGACGGCGCGACGCAGCGCTACATCTGGAATGCGTATCATCAGCTCAGCCAGCTGATTTCCCCGGATGAAGCGACGACGCACCTTTCTCATGACAGCTTTGGCCGGCTGCTATGTGTCACCGATGCGCTGGGGCAGACCACCCGGTTTACCCTCAGCACGGAGCACGCCGGTCTGCAGGGGAGCGCGACGGCGGTTCATCTGCCGGACGGCGTGGTGCAGCGCAGAAGCTACGACGGTGAAAAACGCCAGGCCACCGTGACCGACGGCGAAGGCAAAACGACCGGTTATGCCTACGGCGCGTTTGATCTGCTGCATACGCTGACCCGACCCGACGGCCAGACGCTGCAATTTGGCTACGATTCGCTCACCAGGCTGAATCAGGTGACGAACGCCGCAGGTGAGGTCTGGCGCTACGAGCGAGACGCCGCCGGGCAGGTAATCCGCGAAACCGACTTCGGCGGGCGCGTCACTGAGTACGGCTACGACGGAGCCGGACGCCGGGTTCTGGCGCGGCATGCGGATCACCGCGTGGTGTGCTGGCACTGGTCGGTGCGCGATGAGCTCCTGAGTGAGGACGTCTGGCAGGAAGAGGAGACGCAGTGCGCGCGGGTGGCAACGACGGCCTATGCGTACGACGCGCTGGGAAGAATGACGCGGGCGCAGAACAGCGATGCGGTGGTGGAGTTTGAATACGACGCAGCCGGTCATCGGGTGTGCGAGCGCATCAACGGTCGGGAAGTGGTCCACGGGTGGGATGAACAGGCACAGCGTACGCTCTCACGCTGCGCCGGTGGGCAGATGCTGACCTTTGATTACGACATCAGCGGCAGGCTGAATGCCTTACAGGCCGGTGAGTTTGCGCCGCTGCGGATGGAATATGACCGGCTGGGGCGTGAAAACCAGCGCCACAGCGCGGCCGGGTTTGCACAGGCGCAGGGCTATTCGCCGACCGGCATGCTGCTTGAACAGACGGCGGGACGGGAGGGAATCATCAACCGCCGCTGGGCGTACGACGGCGCCTATAACGTGCGGCGCATCGACGACGCCCGCTGGGGCACGTCGCACTATCACTACAACAGCAACGACCAGATAATCCACGCCGAACAGACCGGCGCACAGCCGCTGCTGGAGCTGTTCAGCTATGACGCTAACCTGAACATCCGCGAGCATCAGTGGCGGGGACGGGACTATGACGCTCTAACGGAACGGGTGAGTCAGATCCGGCAGTCCGGTCGGATCATCCGCCGGGGCAGTGACGAATACCGTTACGACAGCGCCGGGCGGCTGACCGAAAAGCGCACTGAAAAACCGGGCTTTCGCCCTGAAATCTGGCGCTACCGCTGGGACGCCCACGGTCAGATGCGAAGCCTCATCACCCCGCACGGCGAGCGATGGCGCTACGCCTATGACGCTTTCGGACGACGGATAAGCAAACGTCGCGAGGGCGACACGCGTGGCAAACCGGCGGGCTTTGATTTTTTATGGAGTGGCGACCAGCTCATTGAGGAAACGCCGGTGTACGCCGACGGCACGCCCGCCTACGAAGAAAGTATTCACTGGCTGTATGAACCGGGGGCACTTACCCCCGTCGCGCGCAGTGAAAAAGGCCGGCTGCATTATCTGGTCAGCGACCACATGGGCACCCCGCGCGAGCTGCTTACCGAACAAGGTGACGTGGCGTGGTCAAACCGGCTAAGTACGTGGGGTAAATCAACCCGTTATCACTTTGCCGCCAACGACGACGTCACCTGCAACCTGCGATTTGCGGGCCAGTACGCCGATGAAGAATCCGGGTTGCATTACAACCGTCACCGTTACTATGATAGTGACACGGGGCAGTATTTAAGTCCGGACCCGATAGGGTTGGAAGGTGGGCTGAATCCTTACGGGTATGTGCATAACCCGATGGGGTGGGTTGATCCGCTGGGGCTGGCTTGTTGTCCTTCAATAAACCGTCGAGAAGCATTAAATGAAACGAAGGATCTTGCCGGTATCCCTCGCTCTCAACAACCAGATAGGCAATGGGTTGTCGGAAATGATCCTAAACGCAGGGGACGGACGAATTATAAATACTCTGAAGATCAAGGTTCATATGGTCGGTATTATGAATATACTGATGCTCGTGGGCATAAAAGAGTAATTGCTGAGCATACATCTGATCCAAGGGCCCCCGGACCTCATACACATGCAGGACAACCAAAGCCTGGAGCAGATCCACGAACCTACGATTTTAAAGAAGGTAGGTATCAAAAGATCATTCATCCCTCAACAAATGACCATCATATTTATTATGAATAG